A genomic window from Phyllopteryx taeniolatus isolate TA_2022b chromosome 2, UOR_Ptae_1.2, whole genome shotgun sequence includes:
- the LOC133474189 gene encoding trans-1,2-dihydrobenzene-1,2-diol dehydrogenase-like isoform X1, whose protein sequence is MHRSLSSNMATRWGICGGGKISHDFTVAMKSLPPEHHQVVAVAARNLERAQEFGKKHSIPAMYGSYDELARDPNIDVVYVGVIHPYHLKTCLLFMDAKKNVLCEKPLAMNAKEVKEILASAKRNDVFLMEAVWSRFFPASVEIRRLLAQGEVGEVKMVRADFGQPLMHLPRSMNKELGAGTTLDLGIYPLQFAIMVYGGEKPESIKATGVCTETGVDETVAVTLKFSKGRMAVITSSSGLELDNDAVIMGTKGKIRIPGHMWCPTSVLVNGKESQYPVPEPYLPLNFLNSTGLRYEAEAVRQCLLKGLKESSVMSHADSLLLAEVEDEVRMQVGVVYSQDSN, encoded by the exons ATGCACCGCAGTCTGTCCTCCAACATGGCAACCAGGTGGGGAATCTGCGGCGGGGGCAAGATCAGTCACGACTTCACGGTTGCCATGAAATCGCTTCCCCCTGAACACCACCAG GTTGTGGCTGTTGCTGCTCGAAACTTGGAGCGTGCACAGGAGTTTGGCAAAAAGCACAGCATCCCTGCAATGTACGGCAGCTATGACGAACTGGCCCGAGATCCAAACATTG atgTGGTGTACGTCGGCGTGATCCACCCCTACCACCTGAAAACCTGCTTGCTCTTCATGGATGCCAAAAAAAACGTCTTATGTGAGAAGCCTCTAGCCATGAACGCCAAGGAGGTGAAGGAGATCCTGGCGTCGGCCAAGAGGAATGATGTCTTCCTCATGGAG GCTGTGTGGAGTCGATTCTTCCCGGCTTCGGTGGAGATCCGGCGGCTGCTGGCTCAGGGGGAAGTGGGCGAGGTGAAAATGGTGAGGGCCGATTTCGGCCAGCCCCTCATGCATTTGCCGAGATCAATGAACAAGGAGTTAGGCGCGGGAACCACGCTGGACCTCGGCATCTACCCGTTGCAGTTCGCCATCATGGTGTACGGTGGAGAGAAGCCCGAAAGCATCAAGGCCACGGGGGTCTGTACGGAAACTG GAGTGGATGAGACAGTGGCAGTCACTCTCAAGTTCTCCAAAGGCCGCATGGCCGTGATCACGAGCTCCTCGGGACTGGAGCTCGACAATGACGCAGTCATCATGGGCACCAAGGGGAAAATCAGG ATCCCTGGTCACATGTGGTGCCCCACCTCTGTGCTAGTCAACGGGAAAGAGAGCCAGTATCCTGTCCCGGAACCTTACTTGCCCCTCAACTTCCTCAACAGTACGGGACTGCGCTATGAGGCGGAAGCGGTGCGACAGTGTTTGCTCAAAG GGCTGAAGGAGAGTTCCGTGATGTCCCACGCTGACTCTCTTCTGCTGGCCGAAGTGGAGGACGAAGTGCGTATGCAGGTGGGCGTGGTCTACAGTCAAgactcaaactga
- the LOC133474189 gene encoding trans-1,2-dihydrobenzene-1,2-diol dehydrogenase-like isoform X2: MHRSLSSNMATRWGICGGGKISHDFTVAMKSLPPEHHQVVAVAARNLERAQEFGKKHSIPAMYGSYDELARDPNIDVVYVGVIHPYHLKTCLLFMDAKKNVLCEKPLAMNAKEVKEILASAKRNDVFLMEAVWSRFFPASVEIRRLLAQGEVGEVKMVRADFGQPLMHLPRSMNKELGAGTTLDLGIYPLQFAIMVYGGEKPESIKATGVCTETGVDETVAVTLKFSKGRMAVITSSSGLELDNDAVIMGTKGKIRIPGHMWCPTSVLVNGKESQYPVPEPYLPLNFLNSTGLRYEAEAG; the protein is encoded by the exons ATGCACCGCAGTCTGTCCTCCAACATGGCAACCAGGTGGGGAATCTGCGGCGGGGGCAAGATCAGTCACGACTTCACGGTTGCCATGAAATCGCTTCCCCCTGAACACCACCAG GTTGTGGCTGTTGCTGCTCGAAACTTGGAGCGTGCACAGGAGTTTGGCAAAAAGCACAGCATCCCTGCAATGTACGGCAGCTATGACGAACTGGCCCGAGATCCAAACATTG atgTGGTGTACGTCGGCGTGATCCACCCCTACCACCTGAAAACCTGCTTGCTCTTCATGGATGCCAAAAAAAACGTCTTATGTGAGAAGCCTCTAGCCATGAACGCCAAGGAGGTGAAGGAGATCCTGGCGTCGGCCAAGAGGAATGATGTCTTCCTCATGGAG GCTGTGTGGAGTCGATTCTTCCCGGCTTCGGTGGAGATCCGGCGGCTGCTGGCTCAGGGGGAAGTGGGCGAGGTGAAAATGGTGAGGGCCGATTTCGGCCAGCCCCTCATGCATTTGCCGAGATCAATGAACAAGGAGTTAGGCGCGGGAACCACGCTGGACCTCGGCATCTACCCGTTGCAGTTCGCCATCATGGTGTACGGTGGAGAGAAGCCCGAAAGCATCAAGGCCACGGGGGTCTGTACGGAAACTG GAGTGGATGAGACAGTGGCAGTCACTCTCAAGTTCTCCAAAGGCCGCATGGCCGTGATCACGAGCTCCTCGGGACTGGAGCTCGACAATGACGCAGTCATCATGGGCACCAAGGGGAAAATCAGG ATCCCTGGTCACATGTGGTGCCCCACCTCTGTGCTAGTCAACGGGAAAGAGAGCCAGTATCCTGTCCCGGAACCTTACTTGCCCCTCAACTTCCTCAACAGTACGGGACTGCGCTATGAGGCGGAAGCG GGCTGA